The following coding sequences are from one Kallotenue papyrolyticum window:
- a CDS encoding RHS repeat-associated core domain-containing protein, protein MAQTQGSTTTRYTQDLVAPLSQILQLTQGTQRTDYVYGHERLLALEGTAQTWYGSDALGSVRQTLDATGAALTALHYDPWGTPPVFGFTGELQDGTRGLVYLRARWYQPQHGRFLSRDPWIGSEEEPQTLAYYAYVHNDPANWTDPTGRWRFGLSSSAEHTAIEERHVLIINAARLEHVHAEYPIPPTVEFPFGKKADIIHSDTGAVYEIEPIYAKARARPEALEKKDLLLQTRPVVTWAGQTYDWSNVPWHLGEAALFGVGGSLRIEGYLAGVGDLVAKATEPGVILYWIEPRPGITIPALQMELKRQGRDRRLAKPSGWSPSVPAPAIGIDPDTPWLPPIIIDIRRRAPRLPSIRAGLIPIGGGGGWCSLLQ, encoded by the coding sequence GTGGCACAGACGCAGGGAAGCACCACCACCCGCTACACGCAGGATCTCGTCGCGCCGCTGAGTCAGATCCTCCAACTGACTCAGGGCACGCAGCGCACGGACTACGTGTACGGCCATGAACGACTGCTGGCGCTGGAGGGCACAGCGCAGACCTGGTACGGCAGCGATGCGCTCGGCAGCGTGCGCCAGACGCTGGATGCGACCGGTGCGGCGCTCACGGCACTACACTATGATCCGTGGGGCACGCCGCCGGTGTTCGGCTTCACCGGCGAGCTGCAGGATGGGACGCGCGGGCTGGTCTACCTGCGCGCACGCTGGTATCAGCCCCAACACGGGCGCTTCCTCAGCCGCGATCCATGGATTGGGTCTGAGGAAGAGCCGCAGACGCTCGCCTATTATGCTTACGTCCACAACGATCCAGCTAACTGGACTGATCCTACAGGACGTTGGCGCTTTGGACTATCTTCTTCAGCAGAACATACGGCTATCGAGGAGAGGCATGTGCTAATAATAAACGCAGCAAGGCTCGAGCATGTGCATGCCGAGTATCCTATTCCGCCAACTGTTGAGTTTCCCTTTGGAAAAAAAGCCGATATTATCCACTCTGATACAGGTGCCGTATATGAAATTGAGCCGATCTATGCTAAAGCAAGAGCTCGTCCCGAGGCTCTCGAGAAAAAGGATCTCCTACTTCAGACACGCCCTGTAGTGACTTGGGCGGGGCAGACCTACGATTGGAGTAACGTTCCCTGGCACTTGGGCGAGGCGGCCTTGTTTGGTGTAGGAGGTTCGCTGCGAATTGAGGGCTATTTGGCTGGCGTCGGAGATCTAGTCGCCAAAGCAACGGAGCCAGGTGTGATTTTATATTGGATCGAGCCTCGCCCAGGAATTACTATACCTGCGCTCCAAATGGAACTGAAGCGACAAGGGAGAGACCGTCGGTTAGCCAAGCCGAGCGGCTGGTCTCCATCCGTACCTGCTCCAGCAATCGGCATAGATCCAGACACTCCCTGGCTGCCACCAATTATTATCGATATCCGCAGACGTGCACCACGTCTGCCCAGCATAAGGGCTGGCTTGATACCTATCGGCGGTGGAGGTGGATGGTGTAGCCTGCTGCAGTAA
- a CDS encoding transposase has product MTRINDCLREDIRTTVDKEPKTCKEILDSQSVKTVSRGEERGFDSAKQVKGRKRYYMVDTLGLLILLLIPATNVQDSDAGQELRIDARYKSHRLKKIYADQGHKQWLVDWIQQWLAFVVEVVVKPSEQRGFQVHPKYWIVERFFAWLNMYRRLSKDYEQTVSSSEGVIYLASIHIMARKLVKLQHQTNS; this is encoded by the coding sequence TTGACGCGTATCAATGACTGTCTCCGGGAAGATATACGAACGACAGTTGATAAAGAACCGAAAACATGCAAGGAAATCCTTGATAGTCAGAGCGTCAAAACTGTCAGCCGCGGTGAAGAACGTGGGTTTGATAGTGCGAAACAGGTCAAAGGACGCAAACGATACTATATGGTCGATACATTGGGATTACTGATCTTGCTGCTGATTCCTGCTACCAACGTCCAAGATAGCGATGCTGGCCAAGAATTGAGGATCGATGCGCGGTATAAAAGCCACCGTTTGAAAAAGATATACGCAGATCAAGGCCACAAACAATGGCTGGTTGACTGGATACAGCAGTGGCTCGCCTTTGTAGTCGAAGTTGTGGTGAAGCCATCAGAGCAACGTGGCTTTCAGGTGCATCCCAAATACTGGATCGTTGAACGCTTTTTTGCGTGGTTGAACATGTATCGTCGGCTCAGTAAAGACTATGAACAGACCGTTTCAAGCAGTGAAGGCGTGATCTACCTTGCATCAATTCACATAATGGCGCGAAAATTAGTCAAATTACAACATCAAACTAATTCTTAA
- a CDS encoding RHS repeat-associated core domain-containing protein, whose product MSQGGTSYSYNGDGVLVAQTQGSTTTRSTQDLVAPLSQILQLTQGTQRTDYVYGHERLMALEGTAQTWYGSDALGSVRQTLSSSGAALSKLHYDPWGTPQGGATPPTFGFTGELQDGASGLVQLRARWYQPQHGRFLSRDPFAGSPTLPYSQHPYQYAYADPVLLTDPSGRCLGWLWDDPTCQFAGTDYTTYDYAGSGQVVVTGLGAAATMMACAGTAGMACIAGAAGAGMMTSWGNQALTIAGQPVNVAATQVNWRQVAVDGAVSAASGPIGYGIVRLSGPLLGQMTAGGIRSTVRGGIVGGAHAGISRFLMNIFDSDPSTSVLDGVLEECLIGGLFGGFQAGANYRMSLRNAELYLRAVDVDQLARIKASGWSRLVLRAGSGESFISTSLEYVEGLARRHPDWYPHLLEIYAKRGTLDKLASIGRRSPGELTENLFPAIPMIEKGQKHVAHFKGELGALNIGLRQKSIKSFNKYIIDIRRFP is encoded by the coding sequence ATGAGTCAGGGCGGCACGAGCTACAGCTACAACGGCGACGGGGTGTTGGTCGCCCAAACGCAGGGAAGCACGACCACGCGCTCCACGCAGGACCTCGTCGCGCCGCTGAGTCAGATCCTCCAACTGACTCAGGGCACGCAGCGCACGGATTACGTCTACGGCCATGAGCGCCTCATGGCCTTGGAGGGCACGGCGCAGACGTGGTATGGCAGCGACGCACTCGGCAGCGTGCGCCAGACGTTGAGTAGCAGTGGGGCGGCGCTGTCGAAGCTGCACTACGACCCGTGGGGCACGCCGCAAGGTGGCGCGACGCCGCCGACGTTCGGCTTCACCGGCGAGTTGCAGGATGGGGCGAGCGGCTTAGTGCAGCTGCGCGCACGGTGGTATCAGCCACAGCACGGGCGGTTCCTCAGCCGCGATCCGTTTGCGGGCTCCCCGACGCTGCCGTATAGTCAGCATCCGTACCAGTACGCTTATGCCGATCCGGTACTGTTGACCGATCCGAGTGGGCGGTGTCTGGGTTGGCTATGGGATGACCCAACCTGCCAGTTTGCCGGTACCGACTATACTACATATGATTATGCCGGGAGTGGACAGGTCGTAGTAACTGGCTTGGGCGCGGCCGCCACCATGATGGCCTGTGCTGGAACAGCAGGCATGGCTTGCATCGCAGGTGCTGCAGGCGCAGGCATGATGACCTCGTGGGGTAACCAGGCGCTCACTATCGCCGGTCAACCCGTCAATGTCGCTGCAACACAAGTTAACTGGCGCCAGGTGGCGGTCGATGGGGCTGTGAGCGCGGCTAGTGGACCGATTGGATACGGGATCGTGCGCCTTAGCGGACCGTTGCTCGGCCAAATGACGGCTGGCGGCATCCGATCGACGGTGCGTGGCGGAATTGTAGGCGGGGCGCATGCCGGGATCAGCCGCTTTCTGATGAACATCTTCGACAGTGATCCTAGCACCAGCGTCTTGGATGGAGTGCTTGAAGAGTGTCTCATCGGTGGTTTATTTGGTGGATTCCAGGCAGGAGCCAACTATCGTATGAGTCTACGCAATGCTGAGCTCTACCTGCGAGCCGTGGACGTGGATCAGTTGGCACGAATTAAAGCTTCTGGATGGAGTCGCCTTGTCTTGCGTGCTGGGTCGGGTGAGAGCTTCATAAGTACATCTCTTGAGTACGTCGAAGGGCTTGCCCGTCGCCACCCTGATTGGTATCCCCATCTACTTGAAATCTATGCTAAACGAGGAACTTTGGACAAACTGGCCTCTATCGGTCGGCGTAGCCCTGGAGAGCTTACAGAGAATCTTTTCCCTGCTATACCGATGATTGAAAAAGGCCAAAAGCATGTTGCACACTTCAAGGGCGAGCTCGGTGCTTTGAATATAGGCTTGAGGCAGAAAAGTATCAAATCATTCAATAAGTATATAATTGACATTCGGAGGTTTCCATAA
- a CDS encoding HEAT repeat domain-containing protein: MHTMYNDIERLLHNIDYAREKDYLVALKKWVEYVSSANSSIGDILADILLSTPVSNKRRIEALVLGLLERPSHRAREKLEELLLRSDGLGLNREDIVEALGALGNPASIPVLAQACDFEDEYGHFRAKIAWALGCMKTPLAQAVLEKLLKSELPNVAWVAREALNNIRQVSGTSDD, from the coding sequence ATGCACACCATGTACAATGATATAGAACGTTTACTCCACAACATTGATTATGCTCGCGAGAAAGATTACTTGGTAGCATTAAAAAAGTGGGTAGAATATGTCTCTTCTGCTAACTCCTCGATAGGAGATATTTTGGCAGACATACTATTAAGTACGCCAGTATCTAACAAAAGAAGGATAGAAGCACTCGTTCTTGGACTATTGGAACGCCCTTCCCATCGTGCTCGAGAAAAGCTTGAGGAATTACTTCTCCGATCCGACGGACTAGGGCTCAATCGCGAGGATATTGTTGAAGCCTTAGGTGCACTGGGCAATCCGGCGTCGATTCCTGTACTCGCTCAAGCATGTGATTTCGAAGACGAATACGGTCATTTTCGAGCAAAGATCGCATGGGCTCTTGGTTGCATGAAAACTCCACTCGCTCAAGCTGTTCTTGAAAAACTCTTAAAAAGCGAGTTACCGAACGTAGCATGGGTAGCCCGCGAGGCACTTAACAATATCCGCCAGGTATCTGGGACAAGTGATGACTAA
- a CDS encoding RHS repeat-associated core domain-containing protein translates to MAQTWYGSVRQTLDGSGATLAKLDYDPWGTPQGGATPPTFGFTGELQDATRGLVYLRARWYQPQHGRFLSRDPFAGVDRMPVSLHPYQYGYTSPIRYTDPSGQHPGVCLLPAVADGPIPAGDVVTVGCAIVYAVGALVSTIAGQAAGEATGQIIRDQGLRGYYQTGTPAPVLSPRQVPPTTIMPPAPVGSGVRPFPGYADPQDGCAVPGFTPLPDVLRQRGRPGPILLPGQGPTILAANLESIFKKHPSTSMKCDICANQAAKELSAAGYDVDIVRLTNSDPRAPYMLAKGGKLVGITGFHEVVRINMPHGPLYIDSLVYETYGATPVDWETYKNLWEYPDDIVQSTSRKPK, encoded by the coding sequence ATGGCGCAGACCTGGTACGGCAGCGTGCGCCAGACGCTGGATGGCAGCGGCGCCACGCTCGCGAAGCTCGACTACGACCCGTGGGGCACGCCGCAAGGTGGTGCAACACCGCCAACGTTTGGCTTCACCGGCGAGCTGCAGGACGCGACGCGCGGGCTGGTCTACCTGCGCGCACGCTGGTACCAGCCCCAGCACGGGCGCTTCCTCAGCCGCGATCCGTTTGCGGGCGTTGACCGCATGCCAGTGAGTCTCCATCCATACCAATATGGCTACACTAGTCCGATACGCTACACGGATCCGAGTGGCCAGCATCCCGGAGTTTGCCTTCTACCGGCCGTTGCGGATGGTCCTATCCCTGCTGGAGATGTGGTCACGGTTGGGTGTGCCATTGTGTATGCCGTGGGCGCCCTCGTTAGTACCATTGCAGGGCAAGCTGCGGGCGAGGCAACCGGTCAGATTATTCGCGATCAGGGCTTGCGTGGCTATTACCAGACTGGCACGCCAGCGCCAGTCTTGTCGCCCCGGCAGGTGCCGCCAACGACCATCATGCCGCCCGCACCGGTTGGCAGTGGCGTGCGACCATTTCCCGGGTATGCTGATCCACAGGATGGATGTGCCGTCCCGGGCTTCACGCCACTGCCCGACGTCCTACGCCAGCGCGGACGGCCTGGACCGATCTTGCTGCCGGGGCAGGGGCCAACAATTCTTGCAGCAAACCTTGAAAGCATCTTCAAGAAGCATCCTTCCACTTCAATGAAGTGCGACATCTGTGCAAATCAGGCAGCGAAGGAATTAAGTGCTGCCGGGTATGATGTTGACATCGTCAGATTGACAAACAGCGATCCTCGGGCACCATATATGCTTGCGAAAGGAGGAAAGTTAGTAGGAATTACAGGCTTCCATGAAGTTGTTAGAATCAACATGCCACATGGCCCACTATATATAGACTCTCTGGTCTATGAGACTTACGGCGCAACACCCGTAGATTGGGAGACGTACAAAAATCTATGGGAATACCCGGATGACATAGTCCAGTCCACATCCCGAAAGCCGAAGTAA
- a CDS encoding RHS repeat-associated core domain-containing protein — protein MLVAQTSGNTTTRYTQDLVASLSQILQRQQGTQRTDYVYGDERLLALEGTAQTWYGSDALGSVRQTLDATGAPLSALHYDPWGTPQGGATPPVFGFTGELQDATSGLVYLRARWYQPQHGRFLSRDPFVGFSTLPYSQHPYQYAYANPVLLTDPSGQCIPRFFKQGENINILGFIVARLAQDDCDWAWKHGSAFNLEDGAAYAGAIIEPVEEYGYGFYVLMTDREVQQRFTARYRGPMGQNRLVWDMAQGVGQEIYHTGSDLYNGLRCEDPNQFGRGLSRFALSLGGVVITKLGIKRIARLATVGESTPASKIGVRWGPHTGTGPLPEEVARTFRGGSYTELTLVEDTILFRAYGGKAGELGKYWSRTRPAGPLQSQIDSALLPEWGNTAQHVVAIRGPKGTTIYEGAVAPQVGTKGLRADLLGGGNQVYIPHIDPAWIIK, from the coding sequence GTGCTGGTGGCACAGACGAGCGGCAATACCACCACCCGCTACACCCAGGATCTGGTCGCGTCCCTAAGTCAGATCCTGCAGCGGCAGCAGGGCACGCAGCGCACGGACTACGTGTACGGCGATGAACGACTGCTGGCGCTGGAGGGCACAGCGCAGACCTGGTACGGCAGCGACGCGCTCGGCAGCGTGCGGCAAACACTGGATGCGACCGGTGCGCCGCTGTCGGCGTTGCACTACGACCCGTGGGGCACGCCGCAGGGTGGCGCGACGCCGCCGGTGTTCGGCTTCACCGGCGAGTTGCAGGACGCGACGAGCGGGCTGGTCTACCTGCGCGCACGCTGGTATCAGCCCCAACACGGGCGCTTCCTCAGCCGCGATCCGTTTGTAGGCTTTTCGACACTGCCCTACAGCCAGCATCCGTATCAGTACGCCTATGCCAATCCGGTGCTGTTGACCGATCCGAGTGGGCAATGTATTCCGCGGTTTTTCAAGCAGGGAGAAAATATCAACATTCTCGGCTTCATTGTTGCACGGCTGGCGCAAGACGACTGTGATTGGGCATGGAAACACGGTAGTGCGTTCAACTTGGAAGATGGGGCTGCCTATGCTGGTGCAATCATAGAGCCGGTTGAGGAGTATGGCTATGGCTTTTACGTCCTGATGACTGATCGGGAGGTACAGCAACGGTTCACCGCACGTTATCGTGGCCCTATGGGGCAAAATCGCCTGGTATGGGACATGGCGCAAGGGGTCGGGCAAGAGATTTATCACACCGGGAGCGACCTATATAATGGCCTCCGTTGCGAAGATCCGAACCAGTTTGGGCGCGGTCTCTCCCGCTTTGCGCTGAGCTTGGGTGGCGTTGTTATCACGAAACTTGGCATCAAAAGAATAGCACGGCTGGCAACTGTCGGAGAGAGCACTCCTGCGTCAAAGATTGGTGTAAGATGGGGCCCACATACAGGTACAGGACCACTCCCTGAGGAGGTTGCTCGCACGTTTCGCGGTGGCAGTTATACGGAATTAACTCTTGTAGAGGATACAATTCTCTTCCGTGCTTATGGCGGCAAGGCTGGAGAACTCGGCAAATATTGGTCAAGGACTCGTCCAGCAGGACCACTACAAAGTCAAATAGACTCGGCTCTGCTACCCGAGTGGGGGAACACCGCTCAACATGTTGTCGCAATTCGGGGGCCGAAAGGCACAACCATTTATGAAGGGGCTGTCGCTCCTCAAGTCGGAACCAAGGGACTGCGAGCTGATCTATTAGGGGGCGGCAATCAAGTATACATTCCGCATATTGATCCTGCGTGGATTATCAAATAA
- a CDS encoding RHS repeat-associated core domain-containing protein, with translation MSQGDTSYSYNGDGVLVAQTQGSTTTRSTQDLVAPLSQILQRQQGTQRTDYVYGRERLMALEGTAQTWYGSDALGSVRQTLSSSGAALSALPYDPWGMPQGGATPPVFGFTGELQGTDGLTYLRARWYQPQHGRFLSRDPFRGIPMLPQTLAPYLYAENNPVNKIDPSGNLAIFVGGRGSENRGNDPFNPHYMVSVWEMGRRFTVKGIIPGNTFIASWSAWEAIKREIRSTVTTTCGQEPIILVGHSLGATTAMDVAIQMPDVRIDLLVTMDIANHAGDLRRETKPRSVIKQINFVSDNSPKNLATKLALHVPDAISGADNPMVNGAIHTTLDNEFLDVDRKQPNPVWTITEQTIRLLKIGER, from the coding sequence ATGAGTCAGGGCGACACGAGCTACAGCTACAATGGCGACGGGGTGCTGGTCGCCCAAACGCAGGGAAGCACCACCACCCGCTCCACCCAGGACCTCGTCGCGCCGCTGAGTCAGATCCTCCAGCGGCAGCAGGGCACGCAGCGCACGGACTACGTGTACGGTCGCGAGCGCCTCATGGCCTTGGAGGGCACAGCGCAGACCTGGTACGGCAGCGATGCGCTCGGTAGCGTGCGCCAGACGTTGAGTAGCAGTGGGGCGGCGCTGTCGGCGTTGCCCTATGACCCGTGGGGCATGCCGCAGGGCGGCGCGACCCCGCCGGTGTTCGGCTTCACCGGGGAGCTACAAGGTACGGATGGGCTGACGTATTTGCGCGCACGCTGGTACCAGCCCCAGCACGGGCGCTTCCTCAGCCGCGATCCGTTCCGTGGTATTCCTATGCTGCCGCAGACGCTGGCTCCCTATCTCTATGCCGAGAATAATCCCGTCAACAAAATTGATCCATCGGGGAACCTTGCCATTTTCGTCGGAGGTCGAGGATCCGAGAATCGCGGTAACGATCCGTTTAACCCCCATTACATGGTTAGTGTTTGGGAAATGGGTCGTCGATTCACAGTCAAAGGCATAATCCCCGGAAACACCTTTATCGCTTCTTGGAGTGCGTGGGAAGCTATCAAGCGCGAAATACGCTCGACAGTAACGACTACCTGTGGTCAAGAGCCAATTATTCTCGTTGGGCACAGCCTAGGAGCTACGACCGCAATGGATGTGGCGATTCAAATGCCTGACGTTCGCATTGATCTTCTGGTAACGATGGATATAGCCAATCACGCCGGCGACTTACGTCGTGAGACAAAGCCACGATCTGTAATCAAGCAGATCAACTTCGTTTCGGACAACTCTCCCAAGAATTTAGCAACCAAATTGGCTCTCCATGTCCCGGATGCTATTTCGGGAGCGGATAACCCGATGGTCAACGGAGCCATCCATACGACTCTTGATAATGAGTTTTTGGATGTTGATAGGAAGCAGCCAAATCCTGTCTGGACGATCACCGAACAAACAATCCGCCTTCTCAAGATAGGAGAGAGATAG
- a CDS encoding RHS repeat-associated core domain-containing protein produces the protein MLVAQTQGSTTTHYTQDLVAPLSQILQRTDGTSRTDYVYGHERLLALNGTAQTWYGSDALGSVRQTLDATGAPLSALHYDPWGTPQGSVQPPTFGFTGELQDGTSGLTYLRARWYQPQYGRFTSRDPFAGFPTLPYSQHPYQYAYADPVRLTDPSGKCVEWLWGDPACEFIGWERIRRGDLEWDEGRPWGGAAIDLTPGLGDAKGFIEVFTGCDLVTGENLGHWRWAGLLFLSELRTLRYADDAALGATSINEFVTGARKYQYGQKLDDHTRWEKYAPEAYEYIRQADDIAEISRNTGIPEYRVRRIKSHLFEWEHQLDDRFGRFDADPDIADAWERLRRGDYTHEDLRLLDHEYFESKFERIFKTDYRTTHDATLRSGRTWNP, from the coding sequence GTGCTGGTCGCCCAAACGCAGGGAAGCACCACGACGCACTACACGCAGGATCTGGTCGCGCCGCTGAGTCAGATCTTACAACGGACTGATGGCACGAGTCGCACCGATTACGTGTACGGCCACGAGCGCCTGCTGGCGTTGAATGGCACGGCGCAGACGTGGTACGGCAGCGATGCGTTGGGCAGTGTGCGGCAGACGCTCGACGCGACCGGTGCGCCGCTGTCGGCGTTGCACTACGACCCATGGGGCACGCCGCAGGGCAGCGTGCAGCCGCCGACGTTTGGCTTCACCGGCGAGCTGCAGGATGGGACGAGTGGATTGACGTATCTGCGGGCGCGCTGGTATCAACCGCAGTACGGGCGCTTTACGAGCCGCGATCCGTTTGCGGGCTTCCCGACGCTGCCGTATAGCCAGCATCCGTATCAGTATGCCTATGCCGATCCGGTGCGCCTGACCGATCCGAGCGGGAAGTGTGTGGAATGGCTGTGGGGCGATCCAGCGTGTGAGTTCATTGGATGGGAGCGTATTCGACGGGGCGATCTCGAATGGGACGAAGGTCGTCCATGGGGCGGTGCAGCCATCGACTTAACACCGGGACTTGGCGACGCCAAGGGGTTTATTGAAGTCTTTACCGGGTGTGATCTCGTTACCGGCGAGAATCTCGGGCACTGGCGATGGGCGGGATTGTTGTTCCTCAGTGAGCTGCGAACGTTACGCTATGCGGACGACGCAGCATTAGGCGCGACGTCCATCAATGAATTCGTGACCGGCGCTAGGAAGTATCAGTACGGTCAGAAGCTGGACGACCATACTCGCTGGGAGAAATACGCTCCCGAGGCTTACGAATATATCCGCCAAGCTGATGATATTGCGGAAATTTCTCGAAACACGGGAATCCCCGAGTATCGTGTTCGCCGAATTAAGAGCCACCTGTTCGAGTGGGAACATCAATTAGACGATCGATTTGGCAGATTCGATGCAGATCCTGATATCGCTGATGCTTGGGAGCGTTTACGTCGTGGCGATTATACGCACGAAGATCTGCGGCTGCTCGATCATGAGTATTTTGAGTCGAAGTTTGAAAGAATTTTCAAGACGGACTATCGAACTACTCATGATGCAACATTACGTTCAGGACGTACCTGGAATCCCTAA
- a CDS encoding RHS repeat domain-containing protein, translating to MDGTLSEQRDYNAADQVVGWTYDAAGNLLSDGTTTYAYDALGRLTSTTHNGTSTTHAYNGDGVLVAQTTGSTTTRYTQDLVAPLSQILQTTHGTQRTDYVYGHERLLALHGTAQTWYGSDALGSVRLTLDATGAPLTALHYDPWGTPQGSVQPPTFGFTGELQADTSGLVHLRARWYQPQYGRFTSRDPFIGYDSEPSSLHQYLYVGLDPINRVDPSGLYWWGPGQALWEASDKRLHSANVHVRIQAIMMEFRMDQVHAEYPIPPTGMKVDLLDSVSGDVWEIKPWDDAAQAEIDLAARLAALEAARQNELLTGINPVSMPYNWNFAPPVWRRGITFPTTDLYIGTDDTGHWDIYATQAQPGIILWWKHKRGRRVQVPDPVLLPRHIAFGKRNQRTGWRPNLAPVPPASYRPNPGMAMPIDDLLPDYLLPISLGVGALEAFRGGGGGRLCIAR from the coding sequence GTGGACGGCACGCTGAGCGAGCAGCGCGACTATAACGCGGCGGATCAGGTGGTCGGCTGGACGTACGATGCGGCGGGCAACCTGCTCAGCGACGGTACGACGACGTATGCCTACGACGCGCTCGGCCGGCTGACCAGCACGACTCATAACGGTACGAGCACGACTCATGCGTACAACGGCGACGGCGTGCTGGTGGCGCAGACCACGGGCAGCACGACGACGCGCTATACCCAGGACCTCGTCGCACCGCTGAGTCAGATCCTTCAGACGACTCACGGTACGCAGCGGACCGACTACGTGTACGGGCATGAGCGGCTGCTGGCGTTGCACGGTACGGCGCAGACGTGGTACGGCAGTGATGCGCTCGGCAGCGTGCGCCTGACGCTGGATGCGACCGGTGCGCCGCTCACGGCACTGCACTATGATCCGTGGGGCACGCCGCAAGGCAGCGTCCAGCCGCCGACGTTCGGCTTCACCGGCGAGCTGCAGGCTGACACGAGCGGGCTGGTGCACTTGCGCGCGCGCTGGTATCAGCCGCAGTACGGGCGGTTCACGAGCCGCGATCCGTTCATCGGTTACGATTCCGAGCCGTCAAGTTTACATCAGTACCTATACGTTGGATTAGATCCGATTAACAGGGTTGATCCGTCTGGCCTTTATTGGTGGGGACCTGGTCAAGCTTTGTGGGAAGCATCTGATAAACGTCTCCACAGTGCTAATGTACATGTCCGGATTCAAGCGATAATGATGGAATTCCGCATGGATCAGGTGCATGCAGAATATCCAATACCACCGACCGGGATGAAAGTCGACTTGCTGGACTCTGTGTCGGGTGATGTATGGGAAATCAAGCCGTGGGATGATGCGGCACAAGCAGAGATTGATTTAGCTGCTCGCCTTGCAGCACTTGAGGCAGCGAGGCAAAACGAACTCCTAACGGGGATCAATCCAGTCAGCATGCCATACAATTGGAATTTTGCTCCCCCTGTGTGGCGGCGGGGAATAACGTTTCCAACGACCGATCTCTATATCGGTACTGATGATACTGGACATTGGGATATCTATGCTACGCAAGCGCAGCCCGGTATTATCTTGTGGTGGAAACACAAGCGGGGCCGTAGGGTTCAAGTTCCCGACCCAGTGCTGCTGCCACGACATATCGCTTTTGGGAAGCGAAATCAAAGGACTGGTTGGCGTCCGAATCTGGCGCCAGTACCACCAGCAAGCTATCGCCCTAATCCAGGTATGGCAATGCCGATTGATGATCTCCTACCTGATTATCTGCTGCCCATTTCGTTAGGAGTGGGAGCGTTGGAAGCATTTCGTGGCGGTGGTGGCGGCAGGCTATGCATAGCGAGGTAA